gtTTTACTAGCTACTTAGACACCTACTTAATCTATCTATTTGTACTTATTATGAAAGAAAAATAAAACATAAAGACATGATTCATAAAGATACAAACATAGAAAACGTCTGTTAGCACGAGGATAAAGTGTTAAACACCTTTAGATGAACAAAGGTATATATGAAATGAAATATAGGATATGTTTGCCATTCCAAGCAAAGACACGTGGCTCCATCTACTTTGTTCATGACTCAGGGATAATAGCATTGAAAGACAATTCCGAGTAataaaaaaagataataataataataataataataataattgatcaaTGTGGAAGTTTTCTTTCGAGAAAACGTGTATTTGTAATAACATTTTAAGAAACTGAACACATTTTATAAAGCTTGAGATAGTGACTAACCAATACCTTTTATATGAATTTCACTAGAAACACAAAAATATTTGATTAATTCATCGTTTTAGCTTTGTGAACTTTGTTCTTTCACCGTAGATTATAGGGATAACACCTGCAGATTTTTTCAATCCATGCACGTACTCATGAATATTGCGGGTCACGGGTTACCGTGAATTCTGTGTAATCTAATTCTAATAATTTTATGAAATGAaataattgttattgttaattgttaataattCAATTTTGTTGTGTATATACTTAAGCAGATTATTTAAGAAACTTTTCTTGACTATAAATATCATTGAAGATATTGGGTTAAATTTTCAAACGTAAAACTAACAaacataataattaaatgattaaaccattcaggcttgcctgagtggtcaccgagtttcccaatgaagcacaccacccgggttcaattcctggctatgtcaaattgttcaaaaagggagtgtgactagagggtgcgcataatgcgcaattcacccggtattaggtctcgcgctcggggggcttgattacccgagcttttaccttctatgggggagccaatgtgctcgttcataggagggtttcctcgttTACCCAAAATAATTAAATGATTAGTATTTCAAGTTGAGTTTGTAATTTGTACAATTAGtacataaaataaaactaataataaataataaattggtTAGTTACATGTAGGGGCAGACCTATGAAGGCTTAATTGGGATCGGCCGTCACTGCCGACTTCAATTTTTTTAGTGTAGACTTCAATTTTTTTAGTGTATTTATGTGTTAAAGTTCGAAATTTAGTGTTTTTATCTGTTGAAAATTGACATTTTGTATATGTTTTTCTTTTTTCAAGCTTTTAACAATTTGAATCCGTCATAAAACACTCTTGAATAAGTCACTACTGCTTACGTTTACTATTTATGTTAGTAATTCTTATTCAATCCAAATATCCAATCCAACTACAATTAATTAATAACAAACATAAAAGAAGATTTTGAAAACTGAAACTGTAAACTATTTGATTTGTATGTAACATCACATAATTTGAGGATAGAAAATGTAATAAACTTATAACTATGGGGGAGAGTCCAAAAATTTATCAACACGAAGAAAATGCATTGAATTGTGCTGATAAAAAGTATCTATACGTGTCACCAAAGCAGTAAAAGCATTCCCGAGGAACTCTCTTTCCTTATATCTCTCTCTCACACACCAAATACACACTCGAAATAACACACATTTTCTCTCTCAACAAATTGGCCAACTAAGAATGCACAAGAACTAAAAAAAATTGCTTCTTTTCAATTTTTTTAAACTGGTAAGCAGTTTCATGCGTGTTTTGATACAGTTTTCAGTTAAAGACTAGATTTTTTTTCGTTTCTTGAACCATCTTTAgagtttatattttaattttaattgatagtattaatagtaatagtaatatatatcaatttttatatGAAGTGATGAGAAGAAAACCCAAATTAAGTTGAAAGGCTGAACAGGGTTGCCTCAGATCTACGGAACCCATATTTTAATTCTTGAAAATTGAATAAAGTCTTCATCTTTCTAGGGTTTATTCTCTGTTTTTTGTGGGTTTGATTTAGTAGTATTAGTTCTTGATGGTTATTGGTGAAAAAAAGAAGATTTGGAGTTCTTGTTTTTAATTGGGTACATGCTACAGAACCCTAATCTCTTGCATCATCGAAATTAATCTAAAGGAATCATTAGATCTAGTGGGATCTGTTGACCAAATCTCGATTGTTAGTCAATTGTATATTGTTATATCCTTTTTTTCAATAAAGGTTCAAACGTGATGCTGAAATTGGTGATCAAGACTAGGAAACTTTTGTAAATTTTTGGGGGTTATGTTGATGTGATTAGAAATATTTGTAATTAGTTAGGAGGGTTATTAGATGGATGAGATTCCGCCTACGGTTTCGGTTACTTTTAGTTTAACCAATCCGATTTCTGATGAATCTACGCTCGAAAATCATGTTGATTTTACTCAAATGGCTGTATTTACTGAAACCGCTGTTCTTCATGGAAACTGCACCGGATTAATGGAAAACGGAGTTGTTGTTAATGACATTATGATTCAAGAAAGTGATGCCGATGATACTATGTCAGTGGGTGATGAACCTATTGAGATTAACAGCGAGTTGTTAGCCGTGAACGCAAGTTCGGGTAGTTTAAAAGCGTCTGTGATGGCTATTGAGGGTATAGACAACGGCCAGATAGTTGCTAAAGTTATTAGCTTGGAGGCCACAATAGAAGGCACAAACGAGGGTACGTTAAAAGCATCGGTAATGGCGATTGCTGATAAGAATCATAGTAAAGTAGTAAGGAGTGTTTTCGAATTGGAATATGTGCCGCTTTGGGGATCTCATTCGGTTTGTGGTAAAAGGCCTGAAATGGAAGATGCTGTTATGGCTGTTCCTCAATTTATGAAAGTTCCAATTAAGATGTTTGTTGCAGATCATGTTATTGATAGGGTGAATTTAAATTTGAGTGATTTAACCGCTCATTTTTTTGGTGTGTATGATGGACATGGTGGCGCTCAGGTATTACTCGACCCCTTAGATTTTGATTATTCAATTTTCATCAATTCAATATAGCTACATAAATATGTGTTTTATACTTGTATAGTAGGTGTTAGTTACGTATTTGGGTACTCTTGTGTGAATCTTAATATGAAGTATGAGTTATGATTATTTAGGGTCAAGATGACTGTATTGGAATGACTAGGTCATTGGTATCCTTAATAAAACTGATTAGTAATTAAATGTAAACTATCTAATGAGTCTTAGCTTCAAGCAGTTGAGGTTTCAGAGTAtttaattttgatttttttttttaaatttgtatTATATACTTTGAACAGGAACCTTTGAGGAAATTAGGGATAATTTGGTAGTCCTCCATTTTTCTTGATCATAAACTCATTGTATTATGTTTCTTTAAGTTTCAATATTATAAGTTCTTGGCCCTCAATAATTACGAAATCGGAATTTTAAACTACTTTTACTACACTTTATTTATTAGCGTGTCAATTATGATTGCAGAAATCGCGCTATATGTGTCGTATTATATTTTTTCCTAGATAAAATGACCGAGAAGGTTTTATGCATTAATTACACCTTGCCACACTATTTTGTGAACATGTTTTTATATAAATTTCTTTAGATGTGGCGTTCCTCTTTTATTTTTACTCGTTAGGGATAAAACACGTATGAATTCAACCCGGCTATTATAAAAGGAATTTATTTATAAAAACTGAATTATGAATAATTTTGCGTGTAGGTCGCCAATTACTGTCGTGATCGCATTCATACCGCGTTAGAGGAAGAACTAAAAGTGATGAAGCAAGAATTAGTTAAAGGGACAATCAATGACAGTGTACAAGTAGTTTGGGAGAAAGTTTTCGCTAATTGTTTTCAAAAAGTAGATGGTGAAGTCGGTGGGACCGTTAGAAGTGTCATAAATAATGATAGCCCGTCTGATGTGGTAACTTGTGAACCTATAGCCCCAGAAACTGTGGGGTCCACTGCTGTGGTTGCATTGATTTGTTCATCACATATCGTAATTGCCAACTGTGGTGATTCTCGAGCTGTTCTTTATCGTGGCAAAGAAACCATTGCTTTATCAAATGATCATAAAGTAAAGACTTTTTTCTTTCTTATGTTGTATGTTTCTAAGAAGACGGTGTATTTTAAATCTAACTTAGTGGATGATGTATGTATGTGTTTTTAGCCGAATAGGGAAGATGAATATGCAAGAATTGAGGCAGCAGGCGGCAAGGTTATACAGTGGAACGGACATCGTGTTTTTGGCGTGCTTGCAATGTCAAGATCAATTGGTGAGTGTGTACTTTTCTAAATATTGAATACATGATTATAAACAGAGATTTTGCTCTTTCTTAAATGTTGAGATGTGATATATGAATTTCAGTGTGTGATGAATTAAAGGTGGCAATTTCAACTAGTTTTAGTTATTGAATGAACCGATTTGGGTAATGGTGTATCTCTAATGGGTCAAGAGGGTCAAAAATAGCTTTATATGAACGGTTTATATGGTAAAAAGATATCATTTCGAACATGCAACTTTGGTTGCAAATTGTAATTTATAGGGACTGTAACTGGCTCCTTGTTTTGTTTCTTCGTTTGGTGTGTTTTCCAGGTGATCGGTATTTGAAGCCTTCGATAATACCTGAACCTGAGGTCACATTCACTCCACGTGCCAGAGAGGACGAGTGTCTTATATTAGCGAGTGACGGGTTATGGGACGTAATATCAAACGAAGAAGCATGTGAAGTTGCAAGAAAACGCATCCTGATTTGGCATAAAAAGAACGGAGGAAACAACACAGTTGAACGAGAACACAACGGAGTTGATCCTGCAGCGCAAGCAGCAGCTGATTACCTCGTAATGATGGCTCTCCAAAAAGGAAGCAAAGACAATATATCAGTGATTGTGGTGGATCTTAAAGCTCAAAGAAGGTTTAAAACTAAATCTTGATTTAATTggaatattattactttattactgttattattatcatgatatcacaacaacaaaactcaatcccacataAGTGGGGTATGGGACCTGATATAATAATAGCaagtattttttatatttttatatagaacgtTTAAGTGGAATCTTTTGATTTTGTTGTCGTTAGTCCATTCGTTTTTCATTATGGGCTTTAAATGTGTCTATTAGAATGTTCTTACTATTATTTCACTAATATATATagtcatgtatcatcatcatcatcttcttcaacttaCTTTTTGTTCCATATAACGAGATCTATATGAAATATAGTTGATTTATTTTAGTTGTTTGAAAACGGTGGTCCGTAGTGTTATATGTTGGTACAACAAGTGACAGCATCCACCAAATAATTTAACATTTAACGAGCGTTAGATGCATATTGCTTGCCATGAACATATAAATGGGTTCTTTGTGTATAAGGATCCGTAGGTGATCAAGGAACATAACTGGACCTGATACGGTTGCGTTTCAGAACTGGTTTTAGAATcattgtaaatgtaaatgtaaatgtaaatgtaaatgtaaatgtaaatacaGTTTGTATGCTTGGGACAGAAGCAAGTGATGGTATGGGTAGTATGGGATTTTGGTTATAACAACTGTATTAATAATGACAAGTATCTAACTTTAAGGAAGCCATTGGCATTTCTTtgaaattttcttttcattttttttactaGCTTATTTGTGGCCCAAAGATGAGCTGCAATAAACCGATTTTCGTCAACTACCattaattactattactattagaaaaaattacgccgttggtacctgtggtAACTGGTATGTATGTATTTTTTTGAAAACACCTAAAGTTTATTTTTTGCATGGCTAATACCTAGGTTTTGATCAAGTTTCTTGATTGGTACCCTAATCTAACGTCCGTTAGTAAATAATGGTTAACTTCTTACATGTGTCACACATTTGAGGGTAATTTGGTCCGTTCAAATTTATTTCTTTATCTTTATACTACGTAATTCTTTTAAGAGGAAATTATCAAAATGATTGTTACATAAGTGATTTAACAATCAAACTCTAATTATCTTTAAAAATTAAATTAGTAGACTACAACTTCAACTATCTTTACACCAGATTTTGTCGAGGTGTATTCACGCAAAAAGATCGTTAATTAAAACTCAGCGCCGCCTAGAATTGAAAACGGTGGATCCGAAACATCTGTTTCCATAACTTTCTTCACTTAAAATCGATAATAATCATCGGTCCCGGCGGTGAGTAACATCCACCAATCAACCATAGACACGTTACGACAACAACCGGCCGGAATTCAATTACCATTCAGCCGTTCCAGCGGTTCCGGCAGTTTCGGCGGTgggtttgattcttaaaaggttattTTTTGTTTCTAGTGATAACCCAAAAGCCAATAACTTAAGATTGTTGCAATTTGATCTGGTGAGCATAGCATATTCTTCAAAATAATCATACTTTTGTTGTCGGTACGATTTGCTGTCTGCAACTCAGCTTCTGGTATGATATTGACCACTTTTGTAAACATCATACTTTTGTAAAATTTAAATCTTAAAAACTCAGTGTAATCATAAACATGATATTGACCATCTTCATGGTATGATTATTTTTGTGTTAATATTTTGAATTTTAAACACCGTTCAAACATGATATTGACCACCATCAACTTTAAACATTGTGTtaatgttgtttttttttttttttttttttttgattttgttGTTACCGAGTAATATTTTTGTATGATCTGAAGAAATAAGTTGTTGTGAATAGCAAAATAGACGATTTGAAAGAATTGCATAGACATAGGAAAAGTAATTGTTAACAATAATAACTTAAGGGTATTTTAGGAACTTACATATAAAATTAAGTGGATCTGTTCAGGTAATTTTAGTTGATAAACATGCAAAATGCTGAAGTGGATGAATTGTTTTGTACAATTGTACTCTAAGTTTGATGGTTTTGGTAACGGATTTTAAAGTTAAGTGTTGACATATACATGGGATAATACAATCATTTGGACGAAATTGCCCTCACATGTGTGGCACATGCAAGGGGTTAGACTTACAAAGTTGACGGACGTTAGTAATTGGTACCAACAGCGTAATACTAGCAAAGACTAGGTACCAATTGTGCAAAAAACATAGTATAGGTTTTGTAATGCAAATGAGTAtaaaccacaggtaccaacggcgtaattgtttcttactatctattagacaaaagttatgaatagtaccgatgatattttcgtcttttcacttttttttcctttcaaaaaagccccccacactttgttcaaaaattaaaatcgaccccccaaacagggggtaaagtgtcaaatcaacattttcataaaaaatcttaaataaactccactcaaatattcaacgagttatatcttctcgcccgcaacgagttaaatttttccgacaccatcgttaagctcgaaataattttacgaacacaatgttactactatacgcaaaacggacgctttttaaaaaacgctaaatatttgagttcacctttcatacacgttgattttttcctcacgggctccgtaactattttcatctattaacaacatatacatatgtgtcttattatttttttttttaaattatttagtaatttttttgatattactcagtaaatattctattcttaaatcatacggagtgttaatataagctaacgagttaattgcgttaaattttaaaaagtcaacaactccatagcgaaacgcggaaatacacatatattgttaatttaagataacatctaaatctttgacgggttatatcttttcgttcgactcgagttgcgctttgatatggccgaaacggacggttttatttatgcggtgtcgtcaggTTGCACAGCATCAGAATCAGCTGATCAGGGTAGCgaacaatagttttaaatttatatttagcagtgcctaaatcgtactactccttattatgagtaagagagtatgacctagggtcgtatttttaagatatcagtataatcgaacctataattaaagcttaagataatcctaaggtgattttgggttttctagtttataagacaagtaaagtaaatgcaataaaatttgtaattaagagcatactatgatttcatcagttactttgccgagattatggaatgctggctcatgaataggtattgaccttgtattcattacactggtcctaaacgcccctgtcgtaagacatgtcactgggtaatgcgataggcttgaagattctgaatagacagcaacgtcccttacccccgacgcccgtgcagtctgactacatgcatacacgtttagacagctcatccaattgagcgactcagttgggtgacgtaataacattccacaaaggtctaaactttctcaagcataatagaatacagggtttgccatatccgagagacgtgatgtgcttcgatgctttcgttaatgattgggtttaaaaggtagttaggcccctaaaaagagttcaaccataaagaacaccatggccaagtcggttttgacttccatgaacacgttcgattatcctaatggtccaatcctttatgtgtttaaacaaacagttccttaattaaccaagaatctctcaagcggggtgcaatgcttgagaccgcgttatggtgaagtgcactaatcagcactgaccgggttccatggccttacttagcagaggtacagcttacaacaaccgctgtgtttcagcgtgcacgtacgaagtttatatgcttggtgactacactagcatggtctaggtccgacaatgtactatgggtctagttagatgtttaactatgaaagagtcctcagtcggaatccaaggctcggtggacttactacaaccggtgtgcctcagtcaaacttacgttgtatccgatagacttcttttaccaatgggtgacacagatagtgtactctgaatcggggttcgcgacttcccaataacagagctaaaaactacgttctattagttggaaaagcgattgagtttaaagcataatcggaaagcatctcgacatcatacacaagccataatattatttcggcattataactgactacatcatagcatacgctaaagataactactcgctaatcatgggaacaatatcacaaagcataataatgaaaaatattatataaagacaaaggatagaagtaccagtagattaaacgagttctgaatacaaaagtgacaacttcaaactccagaccgctcctaatacaatcttcggcgttcttcaccGGGTACTAAGTTTCCTgcacggagttgaagaccttgaaagtatgactaatattgtagaaagagagagaaagaagtgaattgaagtgtgtgtaaaaatggatgaaagACCCTTTACCAATCAAGATTTCAAGAGATTAGGGTTTGATGGGTGGGAGAGTGTAGGTACGGGTTGTGAAGAAATTTCAAGAAAATGCTAGAAGTGAGCTGATTCTAGCTTATATATTAAGgccaaacacaataccccatcacacacgggtatttaccagttatctaataactttcgtacatcatttggctacccaaacgaagtccaaaataaataaacaaacctgttttgtgacccttgtcacaaactggtcctaaccacatcattacataataataaatattaaataaaaataaaagcacatatTAACTTAATACAAACTCAAGGgtaaactagtaatcttacagctaggcccagaTGAGGGtgctacaaatctacccccttaagaagatttcgtcctcgaaatctggtcaaggtcaaacaaatggggatagcgcgttctcattaactcctcggtttcccacgtcaggttAGAACCTAAgttgtgccgccattccactaataccattggaatctgcttctttcttaactttgtgactttcttgtccactactcgaattggttcttctactaatttcttagtcagatcaactttcaagtctttcaatggaagaatctgactttcatcgtctactttacacttccttaaataacacacattgtacgtgttgtgaattcctactaactctgatggaagatcgaaAACAAcggtttgatcattcaaaatttctctgataggaaatggcccaataaaccttgg
This genomic window from Rutidosis leptorrhynchoides isolate AG116_Rl617_1_P2 chromosome 2, CSIRO_AGI_Rlap_v1, whole genome shotgun sequence contains:
- the LOC139892723 gene encoding protein phosphatase 2C 50-like; the protein is MDEIPPTVSVTFSLTNPISDESTLENHVDFTQMAVFTETAVLHGNCTGLMENGVVVNDIMIQESDADDTMSVGDEPIEINSELLAVNASSGSLKASVMAIEGIDNGQIVAKVISLEATIEGTNEGTLKASVMAIADKNHSKVVRSVFELEYVPLWGSHSVCGKRPEMEDAVMAVPQFMKVPIKMFVADHVIDRVNLNLSDLTAHFFGVYDGHGGAQVANYCRDRIHTALEEELKVMKQELVKGTINDSVQVVWEKVFANCFQKVDGEVGGTVRSVINNDSPSDVVTCEPIAPETVGSTAVVALICSSHIVIANCGDSRAVLYRGKETIALSNDHKPNREDEYARIEAAGGKVIQWNGHRVFGVLAMSRSIGDRYLKPSIIPEPEVTFTPRAREDECLILASDGLWDVISNEEACEVARKRILIWHKKNGGNNTVEREHNGVDPAAQAAADYLVMMALQKGSKDNISVIVVDLKAQRRFKTKS